In Harpia harpyja isolate bHarHar1 chromosome 21, bHarHar1 primary haplotype, whole genome shotgun sequence, the DNA window ATGAAGTTTGGTGAGAAAGTTAAATATTCCTTTCATTACACCTAACATAGTGTCTCTAATAGCTaaacaaacttcatttttatgCCTTGCCCTTTGAATGAAAGCAGTAGTTAGATCTTAATGCCAATCATCATCAGCAGCTATTAAGCAGCAGCCTGGACTTAAGACTGGCCACAAGCAAAATTCCAGTGTGCCACATGCAGTGCAACAGCATGGCCTGCACCGACCCACTGGCTCCATAACACTCCACCTATAAGCACAAGGATGTCAGCAGCAGTCTCCATTAAACAAATTTTTCTACAAAGGGCAATGAGAATGCAGAGGAAATCAGCCCAACAGAAATGACCAGGTTAGAATAAcatagaagaaaagcaaactgaagaggaggaaaaaaaatagggaaaaggaACAAGAGGTAAATCGTATACAGTTATAGTAAGTATAAGATAGCATTAAAAAGGGACCTAAAGTAAGGAGAAAATATACAAGCCTGGAATTTCTGAAGTAGAAATTGGACAGAAGCCTGGAAACGTagggagaaagaaacaggagatgTTTGTATTTATAAATGTTCAGACATTTTGCCTGAAATGAGACAAccattctttaaaaatgcagagcTAAAAGCTTTCTTTCCTGGACAAAATCactaaaagggaaataaatattttgttctacCAATGCAATTCCAGATTAattgaaaatgtttctaaaatccAAAGAAATGAGACCACATCAATGGATTCTTTGTATGGATTCTAGTTCTAAAAGTCTTTTAGCTCCAGGATTCATAACTGCAAAAGGACTTTGCATCATCCTTGGGAACCAgaggataaaaaagaaataaaaggagacaGACATTCTTTAAGAATGTAAAGTACTTTGCACTGAAATACAGACAGTCACTTCCGGGAATGAGTTCACTTGTGAAAAAAGTTCTTTGGTGAACAAAGATAAATGGATAAGCCCCACAAAGAATTACTACTTCCATTAAAATTGTAACTGCTAACAGGATTACAATCACTATTGTTTTCAGAGGAGGCAGGCAATGTGAAAAGAAAGGCTGTGTGTCACATAAGCATTAATTGACTGTATGAAATTAGCATGGAGAAACCCACCTATAGGGAAGCTGCTGAATGCATTTATTGGTGATGGCCCTTTTTGTAGCTCAGGAGTAGCATGGGGTATGACATTCTCAAGGAAAGATTTCATGGTGGGTTGATGGAGTGACTGCTGTTGAGAGGGTGGTGTTTGCTGCTTCATTAACAGGTTTGGATCAAGCTGACGGGACTGTTGCATCATCTGTTGCTGCATACTAAGAGATCGAcccttgaaaaaacagagcagttACAATATAAATAGGCAAAAGCTCTTCCGCATTTAAAGATAGATAATGAAATGCATCTTTGTGCTCCGTGCATCTTAGCACAGCAAAACCCCAGCATTAAGCTAAGTCACTCCTTTAAAGCTTGTGAAAATCCCATTCACTCTTGCACACTTTAATACAATTTATAACAAGAAATGCAGCTCAGGACGAAAAGCAGTTTATAAAGATAGTTTGAAAAGTTAATAATAAACGTATGTATttacctgctgctcctgctgttgaCGACCACCAGAAGGCATGCTTCTTTGATTCTGCGCTTTTTGCTGCTGAGCCAACAACCGCTAGGAGACagtgttttgtggtgttttttttaagaacagtatATAGCTGACGTAAGTCTCTACTTAGACTTTCAAACAGAACACAGAGCGACTAGCTTTGTTAGCTTACCTGTAACTGGGAGATCTGAGAAAGCTGGTTTAACTGGGACAGTTGATTCAACATGGCTACCTGTTGTGGACCAAAAAGTGGGCTCAGGCCACCGTTGTTTGGTGCATACTTCAGTAATGATACTGGAACCTGCAAAATGGACCAGTATGAAGAGTGACTGACAGTAACGTGCAATTAATTATACTAGATGCAGAATATTATAAACCCTGGCCAACAGTTGTCTAGTTTCTGAAACACTCATCaagccaaatattttttcaaatatttacagaataaatATCAGCAACACCAATAGACAAAGAACAAATTTTCTGAAGTAGCATTTTGGTAGTTTATACCCAGAATATTTTATGTACTCAGTTACCTGAGGGGATAGTAATGGAGGAGGCACTTGAGCACGTGGATTAGGCTGAGATGAATTAAGAGGTTGTGCTGGAGGCTGCTGCATGCTCCTGGGCTGTGCTGCTATATTACCAACACCAAACATACTGGGATTGCCATTCTGGGGAAAGGATGGACAGTTAGTGACAATAAAcctcttttgctgcttctcccaccccTATACATTTGAATTAGAAGTTAAACACATATCAACCACATAGGTAGCTAGGATGTTATATCAAAAGGTATTAAATGTTGTCAAGTAACATGCCAAGGATATGCACACAGCCTTACCTGTCTAACAGAATTCAAGTTTTGCATACCCAGCCCTGCTAGGGAGCCAAGGGCTTGGTTAGGTAGTGCATTATTTGAAGGGGGAAGCTTCATGTTTTGATTGGACATAAACTGCATGTTTTGGGACTCGTCTGCTACAATGCCATCCTGATTGGACAGACAAACCGATGCGCAACAACCAGCCAGCAAGCAAGCAGAAGGGAGAAACCATTGCCAGGAACAGAAGGGAAGAGTCACATGACAGTCCAGCACCAGCAGGAAATaggcagaaaacaaaagagaTCAGGTTAGTTATTTGCACTGCAAATGGGCTACAGAAAGTGCTTAGTATTATATATCAGTAAgttaaaaagaacagaacataTCTTATGGATTAACAAGAAAGCCCTAATTTTCCTCTCCACTAAACGCAGAAAGCTAAGGAGCACACGTATAACTACTTAGAATGCAGAGTCAAAGAAGTTTAGAAGTGTCCACCAGTAAGACACCTACTAACCTTATCAAAGTAAGGACCGCGATCCATGGAAGACTCTTTGGAAATTTGAGGACGAGAACCAGGGCCTTTTCCAACCACACGATTGTAATCTCCAACATTGAGGCCGTGCTTATCCATCTCCATCCGCTTATCTTGCAATAACCCTAAGAAAAGGTGAGAGATGTGACTACAACATTGAAGGATTATTCAGTTTTCCAGATACACTAGAAACCAGTTTATGCTTATGAAGAGCTGAACTAACACTGGTCCCAAGCTAGatactaataaaagaaaacatcagtttaGCTTTAAACTCTCTGGGCTTTactgaaaagggaaaggagacACCATGAAGCAATGGCTACAGACAGCTTAACACTTGGAATCACCAAAGTGTCAACAGATTTTGCTAGACTTCACAAAAGTATTATTCTCAGTTTCCTCTTAAAAACAAGGAATTATAATTGTTTAAACTTGAGTTTCCAGTTGTGAATGCCactgttggttttggggtttttttagtagccATAAAGCACTGTCTTGGCTTTGAAGTAGTATCTTTATCACATCCCCTACACATTTGTGTAATATTTCAGAGGCCCTTTATTTTGATTCAGTTAAGAAAAAACCTATTTAgctaaaaaaacaaccaaaaaacctcacAAATTTAAAGTAGTTGtgtttattaaaagcaaattttaagtTATCTTTTATCATTAATTCCACTAGGCAAGCTAGAAGATCAAAATACATGCAGTAATAAAGAAGTCCATTTAGTACTTCACTGCATGCAGTGTAAGAGAATTACTTTCTAAGCAGAAGttttaaattctaatttaaaaaaattgaaataatttaaagatgAGGCTTGCCATTAATATTAAAATCTAAAATTCAAAGAACAATTTCTTTACACAATAGACTATGAGCCCAAAAGTGAAAATACCCAATTCTAAACTGGAATAAAATCAGTGCAACTACAGTAAAAACCTACAATGCtacaattacttttaattaaatattctatTGCTATAATATATTGTTCTTAATGTATTAAAGCATTatactattttttatttgctaGAGAAATCGTAACAGTGAATggattcaaataaaaataaaactgctcaCAAGTCATTTTACACTCAGGTTTAAATGTTTCCAAAATAACTGTTCAGTATTAATTTAGTTCTTAGAACTGAAAATGTGTTTCCAAGAATGAACCACAATGAGCAAGTGTGGTATTCAGaacatttctgtttatatttcGTGAAGGTATCCAGAAGGCAAGCTAGATACTTATATTACAAGAAACAAACCCACCACTCCCCGAAAGCATTCTTTCATGTCACCTTAATATATATAAGCTTAGCTTGATTTATGGATAATATTACTACAGCAACCAGGCGATTCAGGTGTGTAGCATTACTCACATGCacaaatttttttctctactcCTTTTCTTTAGGGAAACATGTATTTAACTATATATAGCTATAactatacatattatatatacattttaaaaaagtaatttacagaaGGATATAAACTAAAAGAGAGACTGGAAAGGAAAGCAATAAACCCCAGCTAGGTTCTCCTATTCTTACCTCCAGACATGTCCATCTTATTGCTCTGTATGGTTTCTTCTGGTGATTCTCTCTGAAGTAATAAAATGAATCATAATTAttgaataataatatttttaaaagctaaaacaaaGAGATTCCTATATACTATTTCAATTCaaacctgcaagaaaaaaaaatcgaGACAAATCAGAtgctattttaaagcatattCTCCCTTTAGTTGTTACCCAACTGAAAACGGGTATCATCACCAAAATACGTATGTAACATTAAGTAAAACATCAGACTACTGGATGAATACCTGGATAGAGTTTACAAAAACACTTTTCATCAATAAATAGGTCTTTTTGTAATGAGGATGCAAAGAGTGGGGATGGGTGACAGAGGGGagacaaacaaaagtaaaaagaaaaacacgatgaaaattaaaatgctttattgcCTAGTGTTCAACTTTGTGCATTATAACTAGCACTGTAAGAAGGCAGTAAAGCCAGGTAAAGGTAAATACTTACTGAAAAACTGAGATTTGTGAATTGCTTAATGAATGGATTGATCCATGTTTCATCTTGCTTATTTCCACCTTTCATTATTCCCttaaaaatagaaaggaattCCTGTGATACTCAGAAGATGTTTACCACCTACTGCTTAAATTACATCATAAAATGTTACGAATGAAGATTAAAGCTTAATGGTACTCCACTCAGTGCAGCAATCTGTTCTGACTTAGCTTTTAGAAATGACAGCAGCACAAAAACCTTGACTCATCTTCCTCATTACCTTTGTGggcatttttttcatatatggTGGCCAATTTAAAGATGGGTTAGCTTCTTGTGAAGAACTGCTGTTCCACATTCCAATCTCtacatcctcctcttcctcccagctggTCTGACGACTGCCTGTCAATGGCATATCATCTCCACACCAACTATCTTGCATAGATTTAGGCCCTGGTtgtgaaaaaaattcagcacaTTAACGTTTCAGTAGCAACTGACTGCCCTTAACACAGAAGTTAGCTTGATGTTTACTGCAAGATAAAAAAAGCCTCCAAAACCGTAAAGCTGCTATAGAGGTATTTCACCATCCTCAAAtacctttattaaaaaatgatGCAGAAAGCACTTACCAGGTTTATTTGAAGCCTGTTGACCAAGAGAAGCATTTCCCCAGCCAGAGGTGCCTGCTGCATCGCTGATGGGTTCTCCCCAGCTAGTACCAGTATCCATGGGTTTACCCCACGCTGAAGTTCCATTATCTACAGTAGTGGCTGGAGTAGAAGGCTCTCCCCAACCTTTTTAAAGCAGTATGAGTTATTGGCAtgtttttaaacaggattttaaaagctATCTAAAGAGACTGAAGTGTTTTGCCTTTTCTAGATCCATAATGTACAATAAAAACCGTATTAGTACACATTTACATTTTGTATGAAGGTTATTATTACAACTGTAAGCTGTTCCATAAAAAAAAGactacaaaaatacaaatttcatATGTAAAGAATTACATTTTGATAGTAGGAATTTCTAAGATACTAAGTTCCTAAGAGCTGCTGATTGTATTTATGCTACTCCTCTTTGCACTTGAAAAAGAGACAGagcacaaaatatttcataaaaaccACACAAACTCATCTGCAAGTATCATTATTCACCGCTCCCAAAACTACAAGATCAGAAAGTCTGATCTTGAGTTCATATAAAACCACCACCCTGCATTCTGTCTTGTAGCAGCTCAATGCTTTTTTTGGGCGGGGCCTCTTTGGCAACATTAAGTTTTAACTGTTTTAGactcaaatgaagaaaaatactttcattccTCAGAtatcactttaaatattttctctgtttccaCACCCCAGAATTCAAGTAGAGCTGTCTAGTCTTTATTACTCAAGCTATTTAAAACTAGAACAGATCTTCCAATCcatataaaaatatcaaatgtCTGTGAGcattgctgttactttttttttttttaatgaataaaaatggTACTTCACTGGCACCTTCCCCTTTCAACTTTGAAACTAAAATATTgttatatgaagaaaaaacaaaaagtattgtTTTACaattaacagaaaacacaaatttgCATAAAACCAAGTCTTACCAGAACCCGAACTGCTCTCCTTGCTAGACATGGCACTTGAAGACAGTAGCTGCTGATGTACCTGTGCTTGCTGGTCGGAACTGCTGCTACTGTTTGGGACATTTTTATTCCACATATTCACATTTTTGTAGTTGTATTTGCTTGGATCACCCCAAGCAGAAGTTCCATCATCAATTTCCATTTTACGGCGTATTGATTCAGGGGATGGCTCCTCCCAGCCAGTGGGTTCTTCCTCCTTTGCTGGTGCCGGCATTGGTCCACCCAGCCAGCCTGACCCTGGGGGTTTGTTTGTGGCAGATGGTGCTCCCCAAGAGCCAACATCTTGTTTGTTCCATTCTGGAGAGTTGATTGGCTTTGATGAATCCCCCCAAACTTGAGGCTGATTGGATTTAGGAGGGTCTCCCCAGCCTTGGTTCTGATTAGACTTTGCAGGCTCATCCCATCCTGAAGAATTATTTGGGTTTGTATTATTACCTCCCCAAGTAACAGAATTTGATTTACCTGGCTCATTCCAACCAGACACTGATCTGTCACTGTCGCTACCTCCTGAACTGGATTTCTTAGCCTCACCCCAATGGTTACTTCTTGAATTTTCACCCCAGCTATCACCAGCAGAAACTGCCCAACCCTGGCTGGCCTTTTGTCCATCTACCCATCCCTGTTTGATCTTCTGTGCATCATTCCAAGATGACTTTTCCTCTTTGCCACTTCCCCATGATTGATTGCTCTTGACCATTACTGTAGCAGCAGAATCTTCTTCCCACCCCCCTTGGCTGTTTGACCCTTTGGAGTCTCCCCACCTTGTAGCAGACTTTGGATCTCCCCACCCTGATACAGATGAGGTATCATTATTATTAGGGCTCGGTCTATCCACAcatccccctgagctggaagTCTGTGTCACAGAGCCTCCCCAGGCCTCTGTCCCATTGTCAGTTTTTCTTTCACCCCTTGGTGATGTTTCGGTATCCCAGGCAGTGTTCTGTTTGATTGGAGTCTGTCCCCAACCAGAGTTGGAAAGGACACGCGGATCTAAGTCAGTTCTGTTCACTATACTTTGGAGTAATGCATGCTGGTCAACTTTCCTTCTCTCTCGATTCTGTCCTTCTGTAGTTCCTCTGTCTTCATGGCATCCAGTGCTCTCCGAACTACCTTCGCTGTCCCCCGTACCTGTTTTGGCCCATGCGCTGTTCTGCTCAGTTatctgagaagcagcagaactCTGGCTGTTAAGGTCATCCTCCTCAGTAGATTTCCATCCATTTGTAAACTTCCTGCTGTTTCCATTCACACTTTCATTGGAATGCTGATTACTAGGCAGTTTACTCCACTCCCCATT includes these proteins:
- the TNRC6A gene encoding trinucleotide repeat-containing gene 6A protein isoform X12; translated protein: MPPIRDLVSHSPNQSDLNHSGLGSHYENSHWGPVSSNSDSSTNWDKVIVDGSDKEAWPSITGSDPELTSECMDTDSASSSGSERNLVIMASGSTGGENDGIRNGIGHGSQNKFVVGSNSNNVGNGSINGPWGLSHGTIISTCQVSVDAPDSKSESSNNRMNAWGTINSSSNGGLNPSTLNSNGNHGAWPVLENNGHALKGSVGSGNPGTNIQCSTIGQISNSQSINSKVGGSAHGSWGSLQENCDSEVNGTRKVSFSGQPQNLNTEMNGPNNTTNFMTSSLPNSAGSVQINELPNNTGHGAWRVSTMNHSQIQASPVTNGTSISHLSNGEAKNGGSYGTTWGAYGSNYSGDKCSGPNSQANGDTVNATLMQPGISGPGSTNFQINGNKGGGVWEAGTVNSQNMPWGSGNGASAGGSRRGWGNPAQNTGTNISNGEWSKLPSNQHSNESVNGNSRKFTNGWKSTEEDDLNSQSSAASQITEQNSAWAKTGTGDSEGSSESTGCHEDRGTTEGQNRERRKVDQHALLQSIVNRTDLDPRVLSNSGWGQTPIKQNTAWDTETSPRGERKTDNGTEAWGGSVTQTSSSGGCVDRPSPNNNDTSSVSGWGDPKSATRWGDSKGSNSQGGWEEDSAATVMVKSNQSWGSGKEEKSSWNDAQKIKQGWVDGQKASQGWAVSAGDSWGENSRSNHWGEAKKSSSGGSDSDRSVSGWNEPGKSNSVTWGGNNTNPNNSSGWDEPAKSNQNQGWGDPPKSNQPQVWGDSSKPINSPEWNKQDVGSWGAPSATNKPPGSGWLGGPMPAPAKEEEPTGWEEPSPESIRRKMEIDDGTSAWGDPSKYNYKNVNMWNKNVPNSSSSSDQQAQVHQQLLSSSAMSSKESSSGSGWGEPSTPATTVDNGTSAWGKPMDTGTSWGEPISDAAGTSGWGNASLGQQASNKPGPKSMQDSWCGDDMPLTGSRQTSWEEEEDVEIGMWNSSSSQEANPSLNWPPYMKKMPTKGIMKGGNKQDETWINPFIKQFTNLSFSRESPEETIQSNKMDMSGGLLQDKRMEMDKHGLNVGDYNRVVGKGPGSRPQISKESSMDRGPYFDKDGIVADESQNMQFMSNQNMKLPPSNNALPNQALGSLAGLGMQNLNSVRQNGNPSMFGVGNIAAQPRSMQQPPAQPLNSSQPNPRAQVPPPLLSPQVPVSLLKYAPNNGGLSPLFGPQQVAMLNQLSQLNQLSQISQLQRLLAQQQKAQNQRSMPSGGRQQQEQQGRSLSMQQQMMQQSRQLDPNLLMKQQTPPSQQQSLHQPTMKSFLENVIPHATPELQKGPSPINAFSSFPIGMNSNLNVNMDMSSIKEPQSRLRKWTTVDSISVNTSLDQNSSKHGAISSGFRLEESPFVPYDFMNSSNSPASPPGSIGDGWPRAKSPNGSSSVNWPPEFRPGEPWKGYPNIDPETDPYVTPGSVINNLSINTVREVDHLRDRNSGSSSSLNTTLPSTSAWSSIRASNYNVSLSSTAQSTSVARNSDSKSTWSPGSVTNTSLAHELWKVPLPPKSITAPSRPPPGLTGQKPPLSTWDNSLRLGGGWGNSDARYTPGSSWGESSSGRITNWLVLKNLTPQIDGSTLRTLCMQHGPLITFHLNLPHGNALVRYSSKEEVVKAQKSLHMCVLGNTTILAEFASEEEISRFFAQGQSLTPSPGWQSLGSSQNRLGSIDGSHSFSNRNDLNHWNGAGLSGTSSGDLHGTSLWGSPNYSTSLWGTPSSNDTRGISSPSPINAFLSVDHLGGGGESM